GGAAGCAGCCCGAAACGAGGGGGAGATCGACGTGGACGAAGCGGACGAATCACAGTCGGTCGAGGAACGCGCCGCATCGGCGTTCGCGTCGGCGTTGGAAAAACGGGCACACATGATCCGAACGAAAGTCGGCGTGCCCTGTGAGGTCGTCGTGGCCAGTGAAGGAGCAAATCCGGCCCGAACGGTGCTACACACCGTTCATGAAACGAACTGTGATCTCATCGCGGTACCGTATGAAACGCGGTATGGATCGCTATCACCGTTCCTCCGGGAGTTGTTTAGGGGGGACACCGACGTACTCGTCCACCGATCGGCCGATGAACGCACCGACTGGAAACGTGTACTCGTGCCCGTTCGACAGGAGAGCGACGTGGCACACAGCATGATCGATTTCGCCGTCCGATTAGTCGGACGAACAGGACACGTCTCCGTTGCCCACTGCATCTCGAACGAACGCCAGCGGCGCACTGCCGAAGAGATGCTGTCCCACCTCACAGAAACCGTGACGATCGCTTGTGAGACACGTGTCGCCCGGGCTGCTATCGAGTCGTTTCTCGACACCTACACACGTGGCTACGATCTGGTCATCATCGGTGCGAGTCAAGAACGGAGTGCGACCTCTCGGTTCATCTCACCACCTACCTTCTATCAGATCGACTCGCTCGACTCCGACGTGGCGATCCTCGATCGAAATTACCGGATGTGACGGTATCTCCGACCCCTCGATCGAACGGAACGACTACGCTGTTGTGGATCCCATACCGGAACGTATGCGCTGGAAACTGTTTGCCACGCTGAGCGAGACCGCTGGAAAGCGGAAAGTGTCGGTCGACGTCGAATCAGGTGCAACCCTCGATGAGGCCCTCGAAGCGCTGTTTGACGCCCACCCCGAACTCCGCGAGGAGGTGTTCGATGGGGAGGGCGAACTGTACGATCACATCCGCCTGCTTCGGAACGGACAGGATCCATTCACGAACGACGGGCTCGATACGAGGGTTGCAGAGGATGATGAACTGGCCTTGTTTCCGCCGGTGAGCGGTGGGTAGGTCGGTCGATACCATCCCGTCGATCCATCGAGACCGCCGAAGCGTTCATCGATCGCTTCCGACATCCCTAGAACGAAGTCGGCTGCCCCCGGCTAGCAATGGGATGGTCCCGACTATCCAAGCCGGTGACAACACATCGGTACCGATCACGATGCGTCGACGAGAAGCCGAACAGCCCAACGGCAATCACACGGAGGCTGACGATGAAAACGGTCGATAGCGTCGTAGACACGCTCGAAACGCTCGGCATCGAGTTCGTGTTCGGGTATCCGGGTGGACGCGTCATCGAACTGTTCGAAGCGCTCGCGGAATCGGATATTCAGGTCGTTCGCCCGCGCGATGAACGGGAAGCGAGCGTGATGGCCGAAACGTGTGGCCGACTCACCCGACAGCCCGGTGTGCTTGCTGGACAGGGACCGTGGAT
The sequence above is drawn from the Halocatena salina genome and encodes:
- a CDS encoding ubiquitin-like small modifier protein 1, whose protein sequence is MRWKLFATLSETAGKRKVSVDVESGATLDEALEALFDAHPELREEVFDGEGELYDHIRLLRNGQDPFTNDGLDTRVAEDDELALFPPVSGG